In one window of Bemisia tabaci chromosome 4, PGI_BMITA_v3 DNA:
- the LOC109035435 gene encoding fas apoptotic inhibitory molecule 1, whose translation MSSPDLVGVWQVPLSSGVRTIEFEHGTATGKRIVRVDGKEIIRKDWMFKLVGDEAFDLDGTRCIIRVEPYGTFSYCYSFLVDGKSLASFTRQQSKTTSTWVVNDGDTNYRIVLDKNTLDIWVNGKIVDVTRNFVDEGTEMHFPLGNIPAYVKTVSSGDKREGLIYTLIANNEIVDPAE comes from the exons ATGTCCTCGCCAGATCTGGTGGGAGTTTGGCAGGTGCCTTTGAGCAGCGGGGTTCGAACTATAGAATTTGAGCACGGCACAGCAACCGGGAAACGTATAGTTCGAGTTGATGGAAAA gagATAATTCGGAAAGATTGGATGTTCAAACTGGTTGGGGACGAAGCATTTGACTTGGACGGGACTCGGTGTATTATAAGGGTGGAACCGTATGGCACCTTCTCCTACTGCTACTCCTTCTTGGTCGATGGAAAGAGTCTTGCTTCCTTCACGAGGCAACAATCTAAAACGACGAGTACATGGGTTGTGAACGACGGTGACACTAATTATAGGATAGTCCTCG ATAAGAACACGTTAGATATCTGGGTGAATGGAAAAATTGTCGATGTTACA AGAAACTTCGTTGACGAAGGGACAGAGATGCATTTTCCTCTGGGCAATATTCCTGCTTATGTGAAAACTGTCTCAAGTGGGGACAAACGGGAGGGCCTGATATACACATTAATAGCAAACAATGAAATAGTTGATCCTGCCGAATGA
- the LOC109035432 gene encoding GILT-like protein 1, with product MEPHTFLLPALALFSLVATTFAKVPVTVYYESLCPDSRYFVRSILGQQYSKIADKIDLTFVPFGKARSLPNGNFQCQHGPRECRGNMLQACALSQLSKGKTQMDYVYCAMDRPGYNDKQCIEEAGLNYSEIENCMQNSLGRELLMNHEMDTISNTPAPAGKDRGPSFVPTIVLNKVYNDDDQNTAFSDMELAVCKYTVC from the exons ATGGAACCCCACACGTTTTTGCTCCCAGCTCTGGCGCTCTTTTCGCTGGTTGCCACCACTTTTGCAAAG GTGCCGGTGACTGTTTACTACGAATCACTGTGCCCGGACAGCAGGTATTTCGTTCGCAGTATTCTCGGCCAGCAATACAGCAAAATTGCAGACAAAATTGATTTGACTTTTGTCCCCTTCGGCAAAGCACGG AGTCTCCCTAACGGCAACTTCCAGTGTCAGCACGGACCCAGAGAATGCAGGGGCAACATGCTCCAGGCATGCGCGCTGTCTCAGTTGAGTAAAGGCAAGACGCAAATGGACTATGTTTACTGCGCAATGGACAGGCCTGGTTACAATGACAAACAA tGCATTGAAGAGGCAGGACTAAACTACTCAGAGAttgaaaattgcatgcaaaattCCCTCGGCAGAGAATTGTTGATGAACCACGAGATGGACACCATCAGTAATACCCCGGCACCGGCAGGCAAGGACCGAGGACCAAGTTTCGTCCCGACTATCGTCTTGAACAAG GTCTACAACGATGATGACCAAAACACTGCCTTCTCGGACATGGAGCTCGCAGTTTGCAAATACACCGTATGCTGA
- the LOC109035434 gene encoding uncharacterized Golgi apparatus membrane protein-like protein CG5021 translates to MIDDDTIPFGEEDNLKQGKLPHPYVTFFHLAFRCSAVIVYIFSSAFTSGFIASFVLIVLLLSMDFWTVKNITGRIMVGLRWWNYVDDEGVSHWVFEARKNNSRINPTESRIFWSSLIGITILWGFLFIAAFLSFKFKWLLVVFIALTLNAANLYGYVRCRSGSNEQPLASSVSSFTSNIFKKHLFQSVVSSMSANQNQGLNSPQQQPPTNIV, encoded by the exons ATGATAGATGACGATACCATTCCCTTTGGGGAGGAAGATAACTTAAAGCAAGGCAAACTTcc acATCCTTATGTTACGTTTTTTCACCTAGCCTTCAGATGTTCGGCAGTGATTGTGTATATTTTCAGCAGTGCTTTCACAAGTGGCTTCATCGCAAGTTTTGTCCTTATAGTTCTCCTCCTATCAATGGATTTCTGGACGGTAAAAAATATCACAG gtcgAATAATGGTCGGCTTGCGATGGTGGAACTACGTAGACGATGAAGGAGTCTCTCATTGGGTCTTTGAAGCTAGAAAG AATAACTCAAGAATCAATCCGACAGAGTCTCGCATATTTTGGAGCTCGCTGATTGGAATTACAATTCTTTGGGGCTTTCTCTTCATAGCTGCTTTCTtgagttttaaatttaaatggcTG CTCGTAGTCTTTATTGCTTTGACTTTAAATGCAGCAAATTTGTATGGATATGTAAGATGTCGATCTGGTTCAAATGAACAGCCATTAGCATCATCTGTTTCATCATTCACGTCCAATATTTTCAAGAAGCACCTTTTTCAGAGT GTAGTCTCATCTATGTCTGCAAATCAAAATCAAGGCCTGAACTCACCACAGCAACAGCCCCCAACAAACATTGTTTGA